TACCCGTTCCATAGCCGCAAGTACAAGATTGTTATTCAGAATTTAAAAATCGCGATTCTTAATATTTGTATAATAGTTCAGATGTTGGTTGTGTTAGTGTGTAGGTTGTTAGTGTTTTTTCAAACTTTCGTTGTGTTTATCATCTCAATTTGTGTATTCCTTATGGAGTGGAGAATGCACAAGCGTAGTGTATCATTATCTACTGTTACTATGAATGAGCCTGATCAGGTGGAAGAAAATGATGATCTTACCAAGTATGTTTTGCTACTTCAAGATGATATAAAGCTTCGTGAGACAACACTAAAACGAATATCCCAATCCTTAAACCGCTTTATTCAAAAGGTTCAAAAGAAACAGCCCGACCATCTAAAAATGCTTATAAACGAATCTAGCGGTTTTGAAGGAGTTGGAAACTATGATAACCATCATATTCCGAGTTTACTGACAACAGAATATCACAGTTCCTGGAGTTTATCGTTGGTAACCCTGACAACCATCGCCATTTCTATTCCTTACATCCAAAAAAAGAAGGTGGACAGGTTGCTAAGAGGTGTCAGTGAAGGTCTTGCATATGTTGCACTGGTGGAAGAAAACCTTAATGCCACAGATGACTACGTAAGTATCAAAAAAGCGGCTAGAACTTTATGGTGGCAAGTTGTGCAAGACTCCAACGGGTTAGAATATAAGTTGGCATCACCTTGTTCAACAACACAAGTTCTCCATCTGTGGAAGAATACAGCTATAAGGGAGGTCAAAAGTACAGATACTTGCACGCGTATTTCTGCCAATTCAATATATCGTATCACCGAAACGATCATACATTCGTACAACACTAACATAGACCACACTAGCCATGAGGATCTATTTGCACGAATATCATCAATGATCTCTGACATACTGGCAGCTTGTCTCACCAACTTACCCAAAGTCATAGTAATAAAATGTCACACAAATGCAATCGAGAAAAGGGAAGTGAGTGTTCGTGCTGCAGCCCAACTTCTTGGTGAGACTACAGAGATAATCACTATCTTACAACGTCGCGCACTTCCAGAATCAGTGGATCAAGATGATTTACCGTTCATTGACAAGTGGCATGCAAGTTTAAATCACATTCCCTGAAAACGTACGTCTTCTCTTTTTAGAGTAATGGAGTAAGTTTGTGAATATATGTCTTATTTTGTTCTATCTTTATTTATTGTAAATACTTTTAACAGTTTCGCATGGAACTGCAGAATcaagatacatacacttaaggacATCATATATGATCATGGCGCACTTGGAATGCTCTACTCAAACTAGTCAAGAATGAACATTAAGTACATGATTTGTGTTTCTATTtctctttactttcagtatattgtTAAATATTATATGTTTCTCATATGTTATAGCTTTAGTCTTGTTTTGTATCATAGCTAAATGTGTCCTTATCCCGTTGGTAAGGTCGTTTGATTATGTTTGCTTAGTTTGGTTAGGACTTGCGTTTGATTTCTTTTGTATTGATTTCTACTTTTTGATTTTCGAATCCTTTATTCATGTTATTACGTTTTTTCTCAAAAAATATAAACACAATATAGAAATATCTTTGTTTCTTGATGtttatgttataataatattgttaaattgttaattGTTGTGAAGTAGTAGTCAACCAATATATGGACTAAAATCATTTACTCTCACCTACTAATATACTCCTGAGtcctaactagttttcgaaccctcgtttcgcgctgggggttcggttttcaatgtattttattgcgtttagtttgtaaaattatttcgtgactaatgatgatgtcgttgaagcgcaactcgagtcgaactaaaaggtataatccgtgaaagattttaatgttattttaaattaacaatatatgtgcatctccgtttttcgctatggaattgtcgacttttaaaaatttaacgtaaaatcaacgtgtatgaaaagtacctcaaatactTAGCGTGTTTTAAAAAGcgtccattttgcgtatagttagtgacattgtgttcctaaaattatttcgagtttaacaatGGTGTCGAAAAAatataactcgttgcgagcgagaagatatggcctgtTGAATATTTGGTATTTAAgaatttttatgaaaatgagtatttgacactttactTCCCTGTTTGGGGGGTggattttaatatttgaacaaagtGTGAGGGCTTTTTTTGAAAAAAAAGGTGgaaaaaagtgaaatgacgaaagcgcccctggttactattcatcacttttgtctattagatagtatattaatattaattttaatagtcCCCAGAAAAAACTTCCACTAACTCTATTCTACACCAATAAAATATCTTTCTCTACTATTACTTCTTTTAGTGGATTAAAATACAAAGTAgactattaatttgagacatcCAAAAATAAAAATCAAACCTATTGAATTAGAATGGAGGGATTACCTTTTAAAAGTTATCCCTCCTCATGACATACGAAGAGCGCTATTGAGTACAAATATATATGACTACTTATATCAATATTAGAGATATTTGTACTcaatattttataattatgatttaTATCTCAACCACTTATTTATAATAGTTGGGGAGTGTGACTTTGTTCCTAAAAAAAAACATGTTGTTGAGTAATGGTAATTTACATTGGCGCCTCAAGTGTCGAATAATGGCATTTCACATTGCCTCAAGTGTACAATGCTAACAAGCAGGTTACCGACAGTGtctttaataatattgatactgcATACCAATTTTATCAATAGCATGCACAAAAAGgcgattttaaaatttaaaattcaaCACAGAAATCAATTAAACGTCAAAGGTATGTAGATGGGCCGAGGACGGTAAAATTGAAATATTTTGTTTGTAGTAGGCAACGGTTAAGAACAAAAAATAGCAGTTATATATATGTTAgatggtaatgataataacaagGAGCAAAACAACAGTATTGTAGCTATAAATGTAGATGTCAATGTGGAAGCTAACAACAAGGAAAAGCATAAACGAACACGACCATCTCAACGCATAGGTTGTGATATCGCGTAAAAAGTCATGTCTTTACTTACGATATCTACTTAAATTTTGCATGAATTCAAGCAAAATAGATCTATAAATGCACTAATCAAGTATGTTTTGCTAAACATGACTTCTAATACACAAATTGCGGAAAAGCCGAAaaaagagccaaaattagggttttctAACCCTAATCTCAAAAATTTACCTAAAAGACCATCACGAAAGCTCAAGATTACCAATCGAAGCTGTAAATACTTATTTAAGAGACGTATAAGAAGATCAATCAAAAACCTAGATGCTCGTATGATTCATATACAAAGATCAAGACGTTCCAAGACTTACACACCctaaaaacacacacaaaaccctaatcacaCAATACTTCAAATACATCTGCAAGAAACATCAAGAGGTGAGTTAGTGGATTGTGTGACACTATTATAAGTCTAAGGAACCCCGATAAAGTGCATGTAGCGAACTTCAAGTCAAAGCGCATACCGATATTCAACAAACGTACTATTAGAGACAAGTATACGACAACTATGGAATGCACAACTCAAACTGGCGACCCATTTAGCTAAACTGGTGACCTAGTTAGCTAAACTGAAAACCCGGTTAGCTAAACTGGTGACTCGGACTCACCAAACTGGCCTTCCACCTTTTGATCGACATTCTATTGGTTTTCATGCTTTTCCTCATACTATACAACACCCATTAAGGGCATATAATACCGACGTTTTCTTTACAAAAAGTTATGTGGCTACGTTAATATGGTTACTCTTGATACAGATATGTTCAGCTTTAGCGATTCTAACAGCTAAATAGATATTTGAAtcgaaatacaaaaaaaaaaaaaaaaaaaaaaaaaaaaaaatatcatgaaTCATGTTTAAAGGACCAACAACGAGAAATATTGGATGTTCAGAAGCTTAAGGAGCATGTCTGTAAATATTGGACCATGGCTGAAACTGGTAGCCCCCAATTCATGGCAGCTTGCTTACCTACAAGCTCTGCTTCTGGGGTACTGTATCTTTCTAATACTGCTCTAATGATAACTCTTATGATTAAAACAAAAAATCAAATATGAGACTACAAATAGGATTATAAGTGATCAATGGTAGTGATCCTAATTGTCCAGCTTGTTGGTGTCTTAATAGGCACAATTGCCCATTTAGTAGATCATTTCTTACAGCTTCAAGATTTGAGTCCACAAATTTGTCTCTGGGGAGCTACTGGGCTAAAGGATTATACGATTTGAAGCAGAGTGGCGCTGCATACCCTTTCCATCACCGCAGATTCATATTGAATATTTACATTCTTCACTTTTGTATTGAAATTCAGATGTGGGTTGTGATGACATGTAAAATTCTCGCAATTAACCCAGCTTTCTTAGTGTTTTTCATCTCACATTTTGTACCTAGTTTGAAACGGATAAATGAGCCTCAGGTGGAAGAAAGTGAAGATCTTCGCAAATATGTTTTGCAACTTCAAGATGATATGGAGCTTCCTAACACAAcagtaaaacaaatatccaaatcCCTAGACCGCTTAATTCAAAAGGTTCAAAAGAAACAGCCCAACATTCTAACAACGCTTATAAGCGAATCTAGTGGTATTGAAGGAGTTGGAATGTATGTTAACCATCATATTCCGAGTTTACTGACAAAAGAATATCGCAATTCCTGGGGTTTATCGTTGGTAACCATGACAACCATCGCCATTTCTCTTCCTAACATCCAAAAAAAGATGGTGAACAGGTTGCTAAGAGGTGTGAGTAAAGGTCTCACATATGTTGCACTGGTGGAAGAAAGCCTTAATGCCACAAATGACTACCTAAGTATCCAAAAAGCTGCTAAAACTTTATGGCTGGAAGTTACGGTTGACCACATGTGGTTACAATATGAGCTGCAAACACGTACGACTCCTCAAACTGATTCAACAACACAAATTCTTCATCGATTCAACAGGATAACTAAAAAGGAGGTCATTCCGTTGGAAAGTACATACATGTCTATTTCTGCCGATTTGATGTATCGTATCACCGAAACGATCTTACGTTTCTACAACACCAGCATATACCACGTTAGCCGTGAGGAACTGTTTGCACGGTTATCATCAATGATCTCTGACATACTGGCTGCCTGTCTCACCAACTTACCCCAACTCATAGTAATGAAATGTCACACAAGTCGAATCGATAAAAGGGAAGCGTGTGTCCGTGCTGCAGCCCAACTTCTTGGTGAGACTAAAGAGATAATCACTATCCTACAAGGTCTCGCACTTCCAGAATCGTTGGATCAAGATGACTTACTGTTCATTGACAAATGGGTTGAAAGTTTGAATCACATTCCTTGAAAACGTACATCTTCTCTTTTTAGAAGTAACAGAGTAAGTTCGTGAATATCtctcttatttttttctatttttatttaaatatactTTTGAAATTTTGACATGGAACTGCAGAATTAATATATATAAGCAGTGGCGGAATTTGAAATCGATCACAGAGGGGGTAAATCAGTGACAGgaggggtaaacactaaaaaaaacccttattttttagtaaaaaaaaaaaattagtggaAAAATTTTTTTCCCGAAAAAACCAGATGGGGCGAGCACCCCCTCCGGGGTACTCTATGTTCCGCCCCTAGTATATAAGGACATCATGTTCATGTCGCTGGGAATGTTCTACTCAAACTAGTCTGCATATTGTTGTGTTCCCGTTTATTATAGCTTTAGTCTTGCTTTCTATTTTAGTTAAATTAAATGTAATCTTACCTTGTTGGTGAGGTCATTTAATTTGTTTGTTTAGTTTGCTAGGGCTTATGTTTGGTTTTTTTTGTATCAGTTTGTATTTGTTGTCTTTAAAtccattattaatatatttatgttttttttttatgaTCCGGCTCTATTAAGTGAGTTATCagtaagcgtcgatttattggcgacttgactaccGCTTAGAGCCTAGATTGAATGTCAggcatgatttaaaacccatgaaaatttgatcctaccattttcatggcgtctctttttattttttcaattttgatcctattttttttattttcttgtttaaaatacttatatttatacttatttgCCGGAGGTCTCCtttgaagcaatctctctatccgtcgaatatagAGAGGGAGAATTTTCTCtactcttggagtgtttcactcggggtggagaaatgacttctctttattctagggtagaggaaggattgtctacgtctcacctcccccataccccacaaaatgggattgagttttgttgttgttgttgttgttatgttttttttgtaaaaatagtaTAAAAAGCAATATAAAATTATCTTTGTTTTCTAGTGTCTTATGTTATACGagttgtaacgaccctgaatttttcaacgtttaattaataatatttattattaatgcttgcgtgttaatgaatgtattttattacatttacttgataccgtacttgactttacatatcccgacttgtctttgtgacacacgtactttgcgcgaataatattttcgaatattatttacattcatgattatttattattaatcattttaattaactaaggttagtagttaattacttgggcttatttatttaattaattgttacatgCTAAAGACTTGAGCTTTTATTAATGGatacatgttaatggacttggaagctc
This window of the Rutidosis leptorrhynchoides isolate AG116_Rl617_1_P2 chromosome 7, CSIRO_AGI_Rlap_v1, whole genome shotgun sequence genome carries:
- the LOC139859508 gene encoding uncharacterized protein, translated to MAETGSPQFMAACLPTSSASGVLHNCPFSRSFLTASRFESTNLSLGSYWAKGLYDLKQSGAAYPFHHRRFILNIYILHFCIEIQMWVVMTCKILAINPAFLVFFISHFVPSLKRINEPQVEESEDLRKYVLQLQDDMELPNTTVKQISKSLDRLIQKVQKKQPNILTTLISESSGIEGVGMYVNHHIPSLLTKEYRNSWGLSLVTMTTIAISLPNIQKKMVNRLLRGVSKGLTYVALVEESLNATNDYLSIQKAAKTLWLEVTVDHMWLQYELQTRTTPQTDSTTQILHRFNRITKKEVIPLESTYMSISADLMYRITETILRFYNTSIYHVSREELFARLSSMISDILAACLTNLPQLIVMKCHTSRIDKREACVRAAAQLLGETKEIITILQGLALPESLDQDDLLFIDKWVESLNHIP